The Desulfobacterales bacterium genome contains a region encoding:
- a CDS encoding ABC transporter permease, protein MKNQLRWGLFFFLTPVALWLFVLIVLPHIDLLVMSFRLENDEGQMVWSLRNYLNFFEEPIYWLTFVRTALYSILVTFLTFVIALPVAFYITKVVNPKYQGFLLVLLLLPFWVSELVRVYGWMILLRESGVINHFLLKAGILKQPIEMLYRDSTMILGLVYTSMLFMVVPIVSVLDSLDNSLIEAAYDLGANMWTILFKIIIPHATPGIVSGAIVVFMLTLGNYLTPNLMGGKNSLWFTEQIYNQFIASFNWNQGSAFGFLLLVLSSFVVWLGLKLTRQNLKKVVQ, encoded by the coding sequence ATGAAGAATCAACTACGATGGGGATTGTTTTTCTTCCTGACGCCCGTGGCGCTCTGGCTGTTTGTGCTGATCGTGCTGCCCCACATCGATCTGCTGGTGATGTCCTTTCGTTTGGAAAACGATGAAGGCCAGATGGTCTGGAGTCTGAGAAATTATTTAAATTTTTTTGAAGAGCCCATCTACTGGCTAACCTTTGTGCGCACCGCACTCTACTCAATCTTGGTCACCTTTTTGACTTTTGTGATCGCCCTTCCGGTGGCATTTTACATCACCAAGGTGGTTAACCCTAAATATCAGGGCTTTCTACTGGTTTTGCTGTTGCTGCCTTTCTGGGTTAGCGAGCTGGTGCGGGTTTACGGCTGGATGATCCTGCTAAGAGAAAGCGGGGTGATCAATCACTTTTTACTGAAAGCGGGGATATTGAAGCAGCCCATTGAGATGCTCTACCGAGATTCCACCATGATCCTGGGCCTGGTCTATACCTCCATGCTGTTTATGGTGGTGCCCATCGTATCGGTGCTTGACAGTCTGGACAACAGCCTGATCGAGGCCGCCTATGATCTGGGTGCCAATATGTGGACCATATTATTCAAGATTATCATCCCCCATGCTACCCCCGGTATCGTATCGGGCGCCATTGTAGTGTTCATGCTGACCCTGGGCAATTACCTGACGCCGAATTTGATGGGCGGTAAAAACTCGCTCTGGTTTACCGAACAAATTTATAATCAGTTTATCGCCTCTTTTAACTGGAATCAGGGATCCGCATTCGGCTTTTTACTGCTGGTGCTGTCTTCATTCGTTGTGTGGCTGGGACTTAAACTGACCCGGCAGAATTTAAAGAAGGTGGTGCAATGA
- a CDS encoding ABC transporter ATP-binding protein, with the protein MQIDLAVKEVSKTFDDFVAVDKVSFEVADGSFFSILGPSGCGKTTLLRMIAGLTEPSAGTIEIRGRSMHGIPPNKRPVNLIFQHLALFPMMNVGENIAFGLRRRGDDKTTIKNKVDTILERVDLTGFADKKVDQLSGGQKQRVAIARCLVLEPAVLLLDEPLGALDLKLREQMKVELKKLQAKVGTTFVYITHDQSEALVMSDHVAVMNRGIFEQIDTPQNLYNSPDTPFVAQFVGDNNTWTGRIRQCDQQAAEIETSDGRIFRTKIRQQLQTGDEVDLFLRPEAMLIQPDAGLANLNRFEVIVKDLLFDGANSRLLANPLDADMELLIALPQTHQYDYIRKNDQIEIGWDEQSGICFPRQINQD; encoded by the coding sequence ATGCAAATTGATCTAGCGGTTAAAGAGGTCAGTAAAACCTTTGATGATTTTGTGGCTGTCGACAAGGTTTCTTTTGAAGTCGCCGATGGCAGTTTTTTTTCGATTCTAGGCCCCTCCGGTTGTGGCAAAACGACCTTACTAAGGATGATCGCGGGGCTGACCGAACCTTCTGCAGGCACCATCGAAATTCGCGGTCGAAGCATGCACGGCATTCCCCCCAACAAACGCCCGGTCAACCTGATTTTTCAGCATTTGGCTTTGTTTCCCATGATGAATGTTGGTGAAAACATCGCCTTTGGTCTGCGCCGACGTGGCGACGATAAGACCACCATTAAAAACAAGGTCGATACCATCCTGGAGCGTGTGGATCTGACCGGTTTTGCCGACAAAAAGGTTGATCAGCTTTCCGGCGGTCAGAAACAACGGGTGGCCATTGCGCGCTGTCTTGTTCTGGAACCGGCGGTTTTGCTGCTGGATGAACCGTTGGGGGCATTGGACCTGAAATTGCGGGAGCAAATGAAGGTTGAGTTAAAAAAACTTCAGGCAAAAGTCGGCACCACCTTTGTATATATTACCCACGATCAGTCTGAAGCCCTGGTGATGTCCGATCATGTGGCGGTGATGAACCGCGGCATTTTTGAGCAGATCGATACCCCCCAGAATTTATACAACAGCCCGGACACCCCTTTTGTGGCGCAGTTTGTGGGCGACAACAATACCTGGACCGGCAGAATCCGGCAGTGCGACCAACAAGCCGCCGAGATAGAAACAAGCGACGGCAGGATATTTCGGACCAAAATTCGGCAGCAATTGCAGACCGGGGATGAAGTTGACCTATTTCTACGGCCGGAAGCCATGCTGATTCAACCTGACGCGGGTCTGGCGAATCTGAATCGTTTCGAGGTCATTGTCAAAGACTTGCTTTTTGACGGCGCCAACAGCCGCCTGCTGGCCAACCCCTTGGATGCTGATATGGAATTGCTCATCGCTTTGCCGCAAACCCATCAATATGACTACATCCGGAAAAACGATCAGATCGAAATCGGTTGGGACGAGCAGTCCGGCATCTGTTTTCCGAGGCAGATAAATCAGGACTGA
- a CDS encoding extracellular solute-binding protein, whose translation MSKKTVLIFCMVSAFALVFTGGLYAAETLSLLTWKGYAPKNLVEKFEKETGITVKVTYSNNEEMIAKLRATRGAGFDLAQPSQDRIASVQEKYKIYQPIDMSKVNTSQIIPSMLKAVQLNTMVDVKSYGVPFCWGTSGLIVNRKFAPDAKDYSDLLKEAYKGRVSYRLKRPTLIAIAFAMGDDPFAKYSDVTAYQALMEKVGQALIDAKPVVKNYWTNGDALLQSMRSEEVHLAMAWDNGGWKLHVENADIDFLAPKSGALGWIDTFAIPAKAKNLDAAYKWINFMLKPENAAQFTNMEKYGTASLGSIELTNIDIRGNFQRCFPPEAVDNIKWYPPVPAKLEEIEGKILDKVKASK comes from the coding sequence ATGTCCAAAAAGACCGTTCTCATTTTTTGCATGGTTTCTGCTTTTGCGCTGGTATTTACAGGCGGCCTTTATGCAGCCGAAACCCTATCTTTGCTGACCTGGAAGGGCTATGCACCCAAAAATCTGGTCGAAAAATTTGAAAAGGAAACCGGTATCACCGTAAAGGTGACCTACTCCAACAATGAGGAAATGATCGCCAAACTGCGCGCCACCCGGGGCGCCGGCTTTGATCTGGCTCAACCCAGCCAGGACCGTATCGCATCGGTTCAGGAAAAATATAAGATTTATCAACCGATTGATATGTCCAAGGTCAATACGTCCCAGATTATTCCTTCCATGCTCAAAGCTGTGCAGCTCAATACCATGGTCGATGTAAAATCATACGGTGTGCCGTTTTGCTGGGGAACATCCGGTTTAATTGTTAACCGCAAATTTGCGCCGGATGCCAAAGATTATTCGGATCTGCTCAAAGAAGCGTACAAAGGCCGTGTGAGCTACCGCCTCAAAAGACCGACACTGATTGCCATCGCTTTTGCCATGGGTGATGATCCCTTTGCCAAATACAGTGATGTCACTGCTTACCAGGCATTAATGGAAAAAGTCGGCCAGGCCTTAATCGATGCCAAACCGGTTGTTAAAAATTATTGGACCAACGGGGATGCCTTGCTGCAATCCATGCGGTCTGAAGAAGTGCACCTGGCAATGGCCTGGGATAATGGTGGCTGGAAACTGCATGTGGAAAATGCCGATATCGACTTTTTGGCTCCTAAAAGCGGCGCGTTGGGCTGGATCGATACCTTTGCCATACCGGCCAAGGCCAAAAACCTTGATGCCGCCTATAAATGGATTAACTTCATGCTGAAGCCGGAAAATGCAGCTCAGTTTACGAACATGGAAAAATACGGCACGGCTTCCCTGGGGTCCATCGAGTTGACCAATATCGATATTCGGGGCAATTTCCAACGCTGTTTTCCGCCGGAAGCTGTGGATAATATAAAGTGGTATCCACCGGTGCCGGCGAAGCTTGAAGAAATCGAAGGTAAAATTTTGGACAAGGTCAAAGCTTCTAAATAG
- a CDS encoding HAD family hydrolase → MKKISIVWDFDGTILPLKPYDSEQSLLMHVMNQTRKSFGCLKKAYTKAIIYADQHERLRRTFKTSYIRLLKGTPSGVIDEVCRKLAEKISTVDRQVYRQLKADGYQMMVLSCGTADLSERVLKFAGLENCFNLIEGNRFQFDKNRITGMQLRLPDPEDKLHMMSVLKLSPDRTMVIGDGYTDLPLLNWSAMPVLVDRSGKKKKTFSAYDFYFITAIPQIRSVIENMQR, encoded by the coding sequence ATGAAAAAAATCAGCATTGTGTGGGATTTTGACGGAACCATTTTGCCGCTCAAGCCCTATGACAGCGAGCAGTCCCTGTTAATGCACGTGATGAATCAAACTCGGAAATCCTTTGGTTGCCTTAAGAAAGCATACACCAAAGCAATCATTTATGCTGATCAGCATGAGCGGTTGCGCCGGACCTTTAAAACATCTTACATCCGGTTGCTAAAAGGCACGCCATCAGGTGTTATCGATGAGGTTTGCCGAAAGTTGGCAGAAAAAATATCAACGGTGGACCGCCAAGTCTACCGACAATTAAAAGCAGATGGTTACCAGATGATGGTATTGAGTTGCGGGACTGCCGATTTAAGTGAGCGGGTTTTGAAGTTTGCAGGGCTTGAAAACTGTTTTAACCTTATTGAAGGCAACCGCTTTCAGTTTGATAAGAACCGCATAACTGGAATGCAACTTCGATTACCGGACCCGGAAGATAAGCTGCACATGATGAGCGTATTGAAATTGTCGCCGGATCGCACAATGGTGATCGGTGACGGATATACGGATTTGCCGCTTTTAAACTGGAGCGCCATGCCGGTTCTTGTCGATCGCAGCGGAAAGAAAAAAAAGACCTTTTCAGCCTATGATTTTTATTTTATAACAGCCATCCCGCAAATTCGGAGCGTAATCGAAAATATGCAACGCTAA
- a CDS encoding HAD hydrolase-like protein — MKNNKLIVFDMDGVLVDVSKSYRETVRQTAKLFFNIAPSFDKLPDPFFSLADLAAVKQSGGLNNDWDLSCLVINLLFNQIEKPPLYRSKDPWAQYQETISKCDMGALGDFLRSTPEPLTTLLQKAGRTKNAFIYGLYKGDVGSGNIIKQIFQEVYLGQDLFETTYDLKPKFYFSDGLIHREQLLIDKGLLEELAAMHVLAIATGRPRAEADYPLDHFGIKKYFTQIMALEDCLEQEKRLLESEDRKISLSKPHPYMLDTIAAKIEGTITEHYYVGDMPDDMVAAKRAAAGFKGIGTLFSAPDRARLKQDLLQAGADTVIEDFAELKSLMGSD; from the coding sequence ATGAAGAATAACAAACTGATCGTTTTTGATATGGATGGCGTTCTAGTCGATGTTTCAAAGTCGTATCGCGAAACGGTTCGCCAAACGGCCAAACTATTTTTTAACATTGCGCCATCATTCGACAAACTGCCGGATCCTTTTTTTTCGCTCGCCGATCTGGCGGCGGTCAAACAAAGTGGCGGGCTGAACAATGACTGGGATTTATCCTGCCTGGTCATCAACCTGCTGTTTAACCAGATCGAAAAACCGCCGCTTTATCGGAGCAAAGATCCCTGGGCACAATATCAAGAAACCATCAGCAAGTGCGATATGGGTGCACTGGGTGATTTTTTGAGATCAACCCCCGAGCCATTGACAACTTTGCTGCAAAAAGCCGGCCGAACCAAAAATGCGTTTATCTATGGCCTGTACAAGGGGGATGTGGGCAGCGGCAACATTATCAAACAGATTTTTCAGGAAGTCTATCTGGGGCAAGACCTGTTTGAGACCACGTATGACCTAAAACCAAAATTCTACTTTAGCGACGGTCTGATCCATCGCGAACAACTGCTGATTGACAAAGGTCTGCTTGAAGAACTGGCCGCAATGCATGTTTTAGCAATTGCCACCGGCAGACCCAGAGCCGAGGCTGATTATCCGTTGGACCATTTTGGTATTAAAAAGTATTTTACGCAGATCATGGCGCTCGAAGACTGCCTCGAACAGGAAAAACGGCTTCTAGAATCAGAGGACAGAAAGATCTCCTTGAGCAAGCCCCACCCCTACATGCTCGATACCATTGCAGCCAAAATTGAGGGCACAATTACTGAACACTACTACGTCGGCGACATGCCAGACGATATGGTGGCTGCCAAAAGAGCGGCAGCCGGATTTAAAGGCATCGGTACCCTTTTTTCCGCACCAGACAGAGCCCGTTTAAAACAAGACCTTCTTCAAGCGGGCGCCGATACCGTTATCGAAGATTTCGCAGAGCTCAAATCTTTAATGGGTTCTGATTAA
- a CDS encoding FAD-dependent oxidoreductase — translation MKDSAQVVIIGGGIVGCSTAYHLAKMGWPDVVLVEKDELTSGSTWHAAGLVGQLRSDRNLTRMLQYSVNLYEQLEAETGLNTGWQQTGCLHLASTAERMLELKRGATTARSFGLEMHMITPQEAYDLCPIISLDGLIGAAFMPTDGQADPSGITQALARGARRHGVKIYRHTLVTGFEFGRKRVSAVKTTQGDIQCEIVVNCSGMWGYQMGQMLGVNTPVVPFQHQYLVSEVIEGVPKRLPTIRDKDNLIYYKGEVGALVMGGYERNGIPWAVDQVPNDFSSRLLDSKTEQFMQLAEPAIRRTPCLQSVGISRLINGPEAFTPDGNAIMGPAPELDNCYVAVGFNAFGIAAAGGAGKMMAEWIIAGEPSLNIWPLDIRRLGPHHRSRSYNLERTREIYGKHYTIHWPNEEHESARGIRRTPLYALLKEKGAVFGAKYGWERPNWFAPDGIEPADEPTFGIPSWFEHVGNEHQAAREKVVLIDQTSFAKFEIAGPKSLDFLNWLAANNIDKPVGSVTYTQLCNARGTIECDLTIARTAEDKFFLVTGTAFGRHDAEWIKKYMPADDSVSFREVTAGLAVINVIGPHSRQLLEKVTRDDISNENFRYGKCKTITVGSAPVTALRITYVGELGYELYVPTEFASHVYESLWHAGQPLEISNAGYRAINSLHLEKGYCLWGAELTPEYTPYDAGLGFCVALNKGDFLGREALVKAKKEGSRWKLCTFTIDADQPVMLRGSEPILHEGKVIGVTTSAGYGYSVAKTIAYGYVPPNKSGHSDGYEIECTKQIYPATREPQRALYDPERKKILS, via the coding sequence GTGAAGGACAGCGCACAGGTTGTTATTATAGGTGGCGGCATTGTTGGCTGTAGCACGGCTTACCATCTGGCCAAGATGGGATGGCCGGATGTGGTGCTGGTTGAAAAAGATGAGTTGACCAGCGGTTCTACCTGGCATGCAGCTGGTCTGGTCGGACAGCTGCGCTCGGATCGCAACCTCACCCGCATGCTGCAATACAGCGTCAACCTTTACGAACAGCTCGAAGCTGAAACCGGATTAAATACGGGTTGGCAGCAAACCGGCTGTCTGCATTTGGCCAGTACTGCAGAGCGCATGCTGGAGCTAAAAAGGGGGGCCACCACCGCACGCAGTTTTGGGTTGGAAATGCACATGATAACGCCGCAAGAGGCCTATGATCTTTGCCCGATCATTTCGCTGGACGGCCTCATCGGCGCTGCCTTTATGCCCACCGATGGCCAGGCTGATCCGTCGGGCATTACCCAAGCGCTGGCCAGAGGGGCGCGCAGGCACGGGGTCAAGATCTATCGCCATACTTTGGTGACCGGGTTTGAATTCGGTCGCAAAAGGGTCTCGGCTGTCAAAACCACGCAGGGTGATATCCAGTGCGAAATCGTGGTTAACTGCAGTGGCATGTGGGGTTACCAGATGGGTCAAATGTTGGGGGTCAATACGCCGGTGGTGCCTTTTCAGCATCAGTATCTGGTGAGCGAGGTGATCGAGGGGGTTCCGAAAAGACTGCCGACCATCCGCGACAAGGACAACCTGATCTATTATAAAGGCGAGGTCGGCGCACTGGTGATGGGCGGGTACGAAAGAAATGGCATTCCCTGGGCAGTTGATCAAGTACCCAATGATTTTTCTTCACGTTTGCTTGATTCCAAAACTGAGCAATTTATGCAGCTGGCTGAGCCGGCCATTCGGCGCACCCCCTGTCTGCAGTCTGTTGGTATATCCAGGCTTATCAACGGCCCGGAAGCTTTCACACCAGACGGCAATGCCATCATGGGGCCGGCACCGGAGCTGGACAATTGTTATGTGGCCGTAGGCTTCAATGCCTTTGGTATTGCCGCCGCCGGCGGCGCCGGTAAAATGATGGCCGAGTGGATCATCGCTGGCGAACCCAGCCTGAATATCTGGCCATTGGATATTCGCCGGCTCGGGCCGCACCACCGCAGCCGGTCCTACAACCTGGAGCGCACCCGGGAAATTTACGGTAAGCACTACACCATTCACTGGCCCAACGAAGAGCACGAATCGGCGCGCGGGATCCGGCGCACACCGCTGTATGCGCTTCTCAAAGAGAAAGGGGCTGTCTTCGGTGCCAAATACGGTTGGGAGCGACCCAACTGGTTTGCGCCCGATGGCATCGAGCCCGCAGACGAGCCAACCTTTGGCATTCCCAGCTGGTTTGAACATGTCGGCAACGAACATCAGGCCGCTCGTGAAAAAGTGGTGCTGATCGATCAAACTTCATTTGCCAAATTTGAAATCGCTGGTCCTAAATCGCTGGATTTTTTAAATTGGCTGGCAGCCAACAATATCGACAAGCCGGTGGGCAGTGTCACCTATACCCAATTGTGCAATGCGCGCGGCACCATCGAATGCGATCTGACCATCGCCCGGACTGCAGAGGATAAATTTTTTCTGGTCACCGGCACTGCTTTCGGGCGCCATGATGCCGAATGGATAAAAAAATATATGCCCGCTGACGACAGCGTTTCATTCAGGGAAGTCACTGCCGGTCTGGCGGTGATCAATGTGATCGGGCCCCATTCGCGCCAGTTGCTTGAAAAAGTTACACGCGATGACATCAGCAACGAGAATTTTCGTTACGGCAAATGTAAAACGATCACCGTCGGCAGTGCCCCCGTCACCGCCCTAAGGATCACCTACGTTGGTGAATTGGGCTATGAGCTGTATGTGCCGACCGAGTTTGCAAGTCATGTATATGAGAGTCTCTGGCATGCCGGTCAACCGCTGGAGATTTCCAACGCCGGTTACCGGGCCATCAATTCCCTACATCTGGAAAAAGGCTACTGCCTGTGGGGAGCCGAACTGACACCTGAATATACGCCTTATGATGCCGGGTTGGGGTTCTGCGTGGCCTTAAACAAGGGTGATTTTCTCGGGCGTGAGGCATTGGTCAAAGCCAAAAAAGAGGGGTCGCGCTGGAAGCTTTGCACATTTACGATTGACGCCGATCAACCGGTTATGCTGCGGGGCAGCGAACCGATTCTGCATGAGGGCAAGGTCATCGGCGTGACCACCTCCGCCGGTTACGGTTACAGTGTTGCCAAAACGATTGCTTATGGATATGTGCCGCCCAACAAAAGCGGTCATTCGGATGGCTATGAAATTGAGTGCACCAAACAAATTTACCCCGCCACACGCGAGCCCCAACGGGCTTTGTATGATCCTGAACGCAAGAAAATACTTTCCTAA
- a CDS encoding histidinol-phosphate transaminase, translating to MKKELKDWFVPWLMSAREYNTSILDKAWAQPDHARLMLNENPIQPSEKIIEAVADAARHGNWYPDSFKALRTKIGQMYDLGPDNVALCNGSSETIDAMMRIFMQPGEEIIMSTPTFELFPVRAELCGCKAVQIPLREGDLQYDVDGMLNAITDKTKLLLVINPNNPTGVFIDDDDLIRFCETGIPLCIDEAYAAYTPERKTTAPLIKKYPHVFLSVTLSKAHGFAGIRFGFVLGSEEMIKAFNTMFLPWNVSLMSAAAAEAIFDHPAEVEAKVKHNNSWMDRFSEELEKLGLKPYPAHGNYMLVDASMTGKTTSEILDAAIQTHKVYLKRIGDIHGKSGYFRVTPGVDEENERFIAFIRDYFG from the coding sequence ATGAAAAAGGAATTGAAGGATTGGTTCGTGCCCTGGCTGATGTCGGCCAGAGAATATAACACCAGCATTCTGGATAAAGCCTGGGCCCAGCCGGATCATGCTCGTCTGATGCTGAATGAGAATCCAATTCAGCCGTCTGAAAAAATTATTGAGGCCGTTGCCGATGCAGCGCGGCACGGCAATTGGTATCCGGACAGCTTCAAGGCCCTGCGCACCAAGATAGGACAGATGTATGATCTGGGCCCGGATAATGTTGCGCTGTGCAATGGCTCTTCGGAGACCATCGATGCCATGATGCGCATTTTCATGCAACCCGGGGAAGAAATCATCATGTCCACCCCGACTTTTGAATTGTTTCCGGTACGGGCAGAATTATGCGGTTGCAAGGCGGTGCAAATTCCCCTGCGCGAGGGTGATTTGCAGTACGATGTCGACGGCATGCTTAATGCCATCACCGATAAGACCAAATTGCTGCTGGTGATCAATCCTAACAACCCCACCGGTGTATTTATCGATGATGACGATCTGATCCGGTTCTGCGAAACTGGAATCCCGTTGTGTATTGATGAGGCCTATGCCGCCTATACACCCGAAAGAAAAACCACAGCACCGCTGATCAAAAAATATCCCCACGTGTTTTTGTCCGTTACGCTCTCCAAAGCCCATGGATTTGCCGGTATTCGTTTCGGCTTTGTGCTGGGATCAGAAGAGATGATCAAGGCCTTCAACACCATGTTTTTGCCCTGGAATGTCAGCCTGATGTCGGCCGCAGCCGCAGAAGCCATTTTTGATCATCCGGCCGAAGTCGAAGCCAAGGTCAAACACAACAACAGCTGGATGGATCGCTTTAGTGAGGAGTTAGAGAAACTGGGGCTCAAGCCCTATCCGGCCCACGGCAACTATATGCTCGTGGATGCGTCCATGACCGGCAAAACCACCTCTGAAATCCTGGATGCGGCCATTCAGACGCATAAAGTGTATTTAAAGCGCATTGGTGACATCCACGGTAAAAGCGGCTATTTTCGCGTCACTCCTGGTGTCGATGAAGAAAATGAGCGCTTTATCGCGTTTATCCGGGACTACTTTGGATAG
- the ald gene encoding alanine dehydrogenase codes for MIVGILKEIKAEENRVCMTPAGVEVMRQNGHEVLVEKNAGMGSGFDNKTYKTAGAEIINTPKEIFKRADMVMHVKEPLPAEYDLIRKDQIIFTYLHLAAAEELTHVLIKSGSIGIAYETIQKDDGSLPLLTPMSEVAGRMAIQQGAKYLEMAHGGHGVLLGGVPGVDPGTVVIIGGGIVGTNAAKMACGLGAKVYILDMNLERLRYLSDVMPSNCFLLMSKPTTVRRLIKEADVVVGAVLIPGAKAPRLITREMLKTMKKGAVLVDVAIDQGGCFETAKATTHGEPIYEVEGVVHYCVANMPGAVPKTSTLALTNATLPYAVEIANKGWKKAMQENPEIKYGANVVKGKVTYDGVAEAFGLDFTPIEKLIK; via the coding sequence ATGATTGTAGGCATTTTAAAAGAAATTAAGGCTGAGGAAAATCGCGTATGCATGACACCTGCCGGTGTGGAAGTCATGCGACAAAACGGTCACGAAGTTCTGGTTGAAAAAAATGCCGGCATGGGCAGCGGATTTGATAATAAAACTTACAAAACTGCCGGTGCAGAAATCATTAACACCCCCAAAGAGATTTTTAAACGGGCCGATATGGTGATGCATGTCAAAGAGCCGCTGCCGGCTGAATATGATCTGATCCGTAAGGATCAGATCATTTTTACCTATCTGCATCTGGCAGCGGCCGAGGAATTGACCCATGTTCTGATCAAAAGCGGATCCATCGGTATTGCCTACGAGACCATTCAAAAAGACGACGGGTCTTTACCGCTGCTGACGCCGATGAGCGAAGTGGCCGGCCGCATGGCAATCCAGCAGGGCGCCAAGTACCTGGAAATGGCCCATGGCGGCCACGGTGTTTTGCTCGGGGGCGTGCCTGGCGTTGACCCGGGCACGGTGGTCATTATCGGTGGCGGCATAGTGGGTACCAATGCCGCTAAAATGGCCTGTGGTTTGGGGGCCAAGGTCTATATCCTGGATATGAACCTGGAGCGCTTACGTTATTTAAGTGATGTGATGCCCAGCAACTGCTTTTTGTTGATGTCCAAGCCGACCACCGTGCGTCGGCTGATCAAAGAGGCCGATGTGGTCGTCGGTGCCGTGCTGATTCCGGGTGCCAAGGCCCCGCGTTTGATCACCCGGGAGATGCTCAAAACCATGAAAAAAGGGGCGGTGCTGGTGGATGTGGCCATTGATCAGGGCGGATGCTTCGAGACAGCCAAAGCCACCACCCACGGCGAACCGATCTACGAAGTTGAAGGTGTGGTCCATTACTGCGTGGCCAACATGCCGGGCGCGGTACCCAAAACCTCCACCCTGGCACTAACCAATGCCACCCTGCCGTACGCAGTGGAAATCGCCAACAAGGGCTGGAAAAAAGCCATGCAGGAAAATCCTGAGATCAAATACGGCGCCAACGTGGTCAAAGGCAAGGTCACCTATGATGGGGTCGCTGAGGCGTTTGGGCTGGATTTCACGCCAATTGAAAAGCTAATCAAATAA
- the ald gene encoding alanine dehydrogenase — MIIGVLKEIKADENRVAMSPGGVEFMLQNGHSILVEKDAGNPSGFDNALYKNAGAEIVDQSGTIFERSDMILRVKEPQPSEYELLKKGQIYFAYLHLAASEEVTQTMVDCGIIGIAYETIQNDNGSLPLLKPMSEVAGDMAIQQGAKYLEMAQGGHGVLLGGVPGVDPATVVILGGGVVGINAAKLACGLGAKVYILDIDLNRLRYLSDVMPGHCITLMSSPAAIREVLPKADVVVGAVLVPGSKTPALVSRDVIKSMKKGSVLVDVSIDQGGCFETSKETTHADPTYTVDGIVHYAVSNMPGALPRTSTLALNNATLPYAVEIANKGWKKAMQENAEIKRGANVVEGKVTYSGVADAFGLKYTAIDKLL; from the coding sequence ATGATTATCGGCGTTCTAAAAGAAATCAAGGCTGATGAGAATCGGGTGGCGATGTCTCCCGGCGGGGTTGAATTTATGCTGCAAAACGGCCATTCGATCCTGGTCGAAAAAGATGCCGGCAATCCCAGTGGGTTCGACAACGCGCTATATAAAAATGCCGGAGCGGAAATTGTGGACCAATCAGGGACGATTTTCGAGCGGTCAGATATGATTCTGCGCGTCAAGGAGCCGCAGCCAAGCGAATATGAACTTCTTAAAAAGGGTCAGATATATTTTGCCTATCTCCATCTTGCTGCCTCCGAAGAAGTGACCCAAACCATGGTTGATTGCGGGATCATCGGAATTGCCTATGAAACCATCCAAAATGACAATGGATCTCTACCTTTGCTCAAACCGATGAGCGAAGTCGCTGGGGACATGGCGATTCAGCAGGGGGCCAAATATCTCGAAATGGCCCAGGGCGGTCACGGTGTCTTGCTGGGCGGTGTGCCGGGAGTGGATCCCGCCACGGTTGTGATCCTGGGCGGTGGTGTTGTCGGCATCAATGCCGCCAAACTTGCCTGCGGCCTGGGCGCCAAAGTATACATTCTCGATATTGACCTGAATCGCTTGCGCTATTTGAGTGATGTCATGCCGGGCCATTGTATCACCCTGATGTCCAGCCCGGCGGCCATTCGCGAGGTGCTTCCCAAAGCTGATGTTGTCGTGGGTGCCGTTTTGGTGCCTGGCAGCAAAACGCCAGCCCTGGTCAGCCGTGATGTGATCAAGAGTATGAAGAAAGGATCGGTTCTGGTGGATGTTTCCATCGATCAAGGCGGCTGCTTTGAGACATCCAAAGAAACGACCCATGCCGATCCAACTTATACGGTCGATGGCATAGTCCATTATGCGGTCAGCAACATGCCAGGGGCGCTGCCCAGAACATCAACTCTGGCCTTAAACAATGCCACGCTACCGTATGCGGTGGAGATCGCCAATAAAGGCTGGAAAAAAGCCATGCAGGAAAATGCTGAAATCAAACGCGGCGCTAATGTCGTGGAGGGCAAAGTGACCTATAGTGGGGTTGCAGATGCGTTCGGTTTGAAATATACGGCCATCGATAAACTTCTTTAG